CCAGATTGAAGTAAAAGAGAAATCCCACTTTTTCCCCTGAAGATGATACATACgatataatttttcattaaaaaaaagaaaagcagAATTAGGTATATATCTAAAAATCAACAGGATTTGGTACCTTAGTATTTGGGGAAACTGGATGGGGTGCTTTCAGATACTTATCTTTCATTGCATGGAGATTAGCAGTGAGTTTAGGCAAGACGGATGCAAAACCGGGTATATGGCTGAGAACCCAGATAAATTCATTCTCTATCCAGTCGAGAAGTTGATTATTGCAAACTGAGATGATGAATACCGTCTGTTAAAAGAATATAACATTACAGGGTCAGTCAaacttttttacaaataggctGCTAGCTTTGTGCCTGAGTCAATTTCTTATTTCTAATGAGTGCTGATAAGTAAACACCTATTTTTGTCCTCCAAAGTTATGAGTGACATCAATTTGGTTCATATATAGACATAAAAATGGCCCTTCAAGGTAAAACTTTGACACAGCTTGGTTTAATATGAGGTCAAAAATGGCCATTTTATTGCAATTAGCAAGCTATAGGTTGGAGTAATTCTGATGCAAATGAAAGACATCAAAAAGTAAAGATTTGGAGGTAAGGGAGAAGAGAGCTCCAACCCTATACAGACCTGTATGTGAGTTTTAATAATTGCCTTTCCAATCAAGGTTGCAAGAAAGAAATTCCAAAAAGGAATACCAAATTGTCCGCACATGATGCCAGCAAGATCAAATAGAGGATTTGGCACCTGAAATATATATACAGTTATAAGCTGTTTACATACTGATGGAGcattattttagatgttgaacTGAACCTCAAACAAAAGAACTGCTAACTACAAATCTATTTGCTCAATCacatgttttatattttagagaaCAGGCAGAactaaaaaatccaaaaaagcaCTGTGATGCTAGTATTTGGAATATTATTTACGTTCTGTATTGTATGAAGATGCAAACATAGTGAGAAGTTACAGTACTGATTGAGTAAAGATTTCAGCTGAACAATGTAAGTTGTCCTACAAAACATACACTAAAGAGTATTCTACTTATATACAGaagattttttaagttttaagtgAAATTTCATATGTTGATTGGTGAGTTTTGAGTAGAAATTGTTTACaacaatttgagaaaattttgaataaaatacgAAATTTGAAAGTTTAGAATTGTTGGAAAGTGATAGAGGGACTTAATAATAGCAGTTAAAAAGTTGAAGGACTAAATCCATTCAAAAAATTATCGGTCGACCAAAATCACACACTAGCTATAATAGAGGAGTTAAAGTACAACTAAGCTTAACTTTTATTTGCGCAGACTGTTTGACAAAGATAAGGTCATACTGGAATGAAGCATGAAGTGGATACTAACCGAAGCAAGCACTAGAATGGTGAAGAAATTCAAATGCTGAGTGTGTGAAAAAAACCAGCACTTGATTTGATTCAAGACTCCTTTATCTTCACTATCTAACTCTTCCATGGCATCCATTCTGCTCCCAGACAAACGTGCTGCATGAATGATTTGATGAGAATTAGAATAATGTAAAAACCAAATCCTAAACAAACTAATACTGAGGACCAAATTAGGGGAATTGAACTAAGCTTGAAACTATGGCCCTATTAAAAGAAGGctatttttggttttgaaatcACAAAGCTTATTCCAACAAAACCCAAACTTGTTGCTTCCCCTCTTTCTAACCCGTAAAAAACTGCATTATAGGTATAATATAGAAAGCAATTATCCCAAATAACTTATCAAATCCCAAAAATTTGATCATAATGTTGAGATGGTAGGAAAACATGATATATTGAGATAAAATCATAAGGAATGTCGATAAGATCGGACCAATTTTGAATAAGGGATCAATCCAAAGGCCATTATGACATAAAGTATAAATATGACTACTCTCACATACAATAATGTGAAAACATTATGACACATTCGTGACATTTTCTCTCTCAAACCGCAGACAAGGCCAAACACTTAACATTGTTTTATGCACAAATCACGTATTAACTAATTTACTTTATCATTTGCTAATGGATCCAAACTTTCTAACAAATCATGTTATTTTCATAACCAAGTCTCAAGATTAACTTTTTCATTCCTTTTAACGTACACTTCGCAACATGATGCATTATTTAAAGACCACATGAAAAATGTACAATCCCATGGGATCCAAAAGAATAAGATAATCTTTGGAGTTGAACACAATCATTTATTTACATCGTGTAGATAACCATGAGGATAAAAGCTTCCACAGCAGGTATTCATCATCATTGTTTTGGAAAAATAGAAGCAACAGTAAACTAGTCATATATTTTATTGCATTATAAggattttccttcaaaaaaaaaaaaactatggagaactttcctttttctttttcacctATAGAGGATGCAGGGCGTGTTAGGGTGAATAACTTAATTAAGTGCGTATCAAATAGGCTATTACAAAGAGCAAATTAAGCTCTTATTCATTAACTATTCAACagaatttattgaaaataagctgaaagtgaaaacaacttatgacacgTCATAAACTATTCTTTAATGTTATCCAAATACTAACTTTTGTATTAATGTTACGAGATAAGGTCAAACAAGCTATTCCAAATACCCCTTTTGTAAATAACAGAAGTAAGCTTCAGAGCTTTGCACCGTCATAGTAAAGCAACAAGTAAAAATACAAGACAGAAGTGAAAAGTAATATTAAAGTATTCCAATGGTGAGCATTTTTTCTAAACAATAATGTGGTACCGAAATCAAATTATCATGGCAAAATAATAATGACCCTGTTATATGTGACTTAAGAAAATAGCACATGATAAATTAGTAAGGATTTACCTGCCCTGGAGATAAAGTAAGGAGGAAGCTCCCCTATAGCCGTTCCCAAACCCCATAGAACAGCCTCCATCTGAACTTGAGGCAAAATGCTGCTAAGTGGAACTCGTGTACCATATTCTGACTGGAATAAAGGTGGCCCAAACTGAGAACAATTTTTATCAAGCCATGAAGGACCTCTGTTTAACTGTATTGTATCATATGGAGCACTTTTCAAATCAACTCGGCCACATTGCATTGCTTTAATTGTAAACAATGCTATGTGGGGACCCAAATATAGGACAAATGTGTGCAAACCAGATCCTGAACCAAATAAATTGGTAAGAGAACATATAGTCATTTacttacacacacacacacataaaagaGGGAAAATGCAAACTCGATGACCTGGACAACATGGCATATGATGACAAAAGGAATGATATGTCCTCCTTACAAGAATGAAATGTACATATTGAAAAGctgctgctttttttttttaagatcaaGGCACATAAGCTACAAAAAGGACCGATCATTCATATTACTATATTTTAACAAACCATTATCTGGGTATGgagataaattattttggtgaACACCTATTGTACTTACCGAGACCAATTGAAGATGCAACCCCAAGGGCCACCCACCAGAGTCCAAAGCGGAAATATTCAAGAAACTCCTCAAGATGCTGCAAAAAGAACAAGCATTTATAGAATTCAAGTGAGTATCTAAACAAAATGAACAAAACCATCTGAAAAAAATGAAGGCCTACTTAAATGGCTGTATTAAGAtagaaatttaaataaataaaaaatgatccaGGATATATAGTTTCGACACTCAAAAGAATTTTCGTCTTCATAACTCATTAGCTTAGTCTTCCCACAATAATATCAAATACTAACATGAACACTTAGGCTGGTTACAAGTTTTCTACTATTACTACATTCTGCATATTTTGTAAATTACTGACTGAATACATAAAATTACCTTCTCATGAAGGCAACCAAGGGTCATAAGCACTACGCCGAGAGTCCCTACCGCAACACTGAAAAGCATAAGCCACCCTCCTTTTGCCAATAAATACAACATTGTTTtctttatgtactgaataacagCCAATGTGGAGTATTTCAATGTTTTGAAAGGTTGTGTTGTTAGAGTCAAATTTTCTAGCTCCATTTTGTGCTTTTCATGAAGCCCTACAGAATAAAGACATCAATGAACATAATTTTACTTTCTGGAGAATTTTCAACTATAATGGCGAGCCAAGTTTGCAAATAGATTCAAAACTTCGACAATGACTAGCAAACTCAATGTTTTATCTTCAGGCCAACATTGATCATGTCATGACTTGTTTATGTTCAAATTGTCAATCATTTCTGCTTCTTACCTAGCAATTTTCCTTCTCCGCCCCCACCTTCCTAGACCTCAAccttttttgtgatgaaacacAGTAACAACTTCTATAACCCTTATTAGACAAATTTAACCATAATACTGCCTATCATGATCTATGTAGCACAAACATTTCTTATCGAAAGTGTGTATGTCGTCGATGCATGTCGGTGTCTGACACCGTCATGCGTGGTTACATTCAATAAcgttcattttcttaaattattatcagtATCCGGTGTCCATGTATTTGCTTCTGcttcataaatcataaaaaatatactcCTATGGATGTGGAGGAATACAAAGCTTCAAATTAACATTAAACTGAGAATCTGacaaatttaaaactaaaaagtgGGTACGTTCCAATAACTACGAATAAAAACAACAttgaaaaaaaaccaaaagccTTCTTCCACTACCCATGATAAAACAATCCATTTGGCAGAATCTTTCACAATCAAACAAACTATAACTAACTACGTATAATACATAAACAATTTCACAGATCCAAAATCCAGTTAAATTCTAAACACCAcaaaatgaaaaactaaaattaactaaaactaattaataacaataacaataatataacaGTGAATGATAAAACACTGATTATTACaagaaaaacagaaagaaaaaaatgctaACCTGAGATTGACATTTCAACGTGCCCAGAGGAAGATTGTGATAAATTTTCAGAACCCATTATTACTCACATGCTAAAGATCAAATCTTTCTTCTTGGGTATGCAAACAATAACctttccaaaataaaataaaattgcgGCTTTCTAAAACGGTGAAAGACACAAGTGTTTCAGTAAAGGTTCCTTAAATTCAAAGAGAAATGAAAATGGAAAGCGTTGTTTGGTTTTGGAATGGAAACTTGCAGATCTAGaacaaaagcaacaacaacatacatAAGAATAAGATCATAGATAGCTTTTGCGTAAAGATCGGGGTTGGAGAAAAACCTTATTAGTTTCTGGTCGATCCAACACGGCAGGCAACTAATTTAAATCTCCTAAGTTGATTTTGATGCGAcattaaatgaatattatattcGTCTCAGTTATCTTAGCTAATTTGATAACggataatgcataaaatatgaaatGGTTAGAGTTCGaacttattcacctttaagTAAATTTCTTTATCCGTTGTTCTCaggagcttaactcagttgattggacaatgcataaaatatgcaaggtctgaggttcaaactccgactattattcaaaaaaaaatctctagcCAGCTGGActacttgaagaaaaaaaaatatgaacatttTATATAGGTTTATGAATTTAGTCGTGTTAAATCTATTAGACAAGAGATTTGCAACTAGCGAGGTTATATCCAATttgaatgattaatttttttagtttttacattTACACGCTTGAAAGATGATGGATTCGCACAAGAAAAGTGAATATATCATACATGTGGATATTAATTTATGCTCTTTCAGattcttattataagaaaccGTAAACACGAGTTTtctctttgttaaaaaaaattaagtttttatgtGTAGCCTCCTCGtcaatgttaatttgttttagggttttgatgAAGAAAGTCTAATGCgcataaaaatatgatttttaaccAATATGAAAGGGGAACATTTACGGTACAtctcacaaattgaggtgtactgGTACTCTcgctttataaatttataaattaaagatcattttattaaataaaaagctattagtcaatatttatattttagaaaacataatttcaaataaaaaaaatcattttattgtttataagaatcatattgaatttttaacttttttttcataaaaaattatcaatattctttattataaataataaaaattcaaaaaaaaaaaaaaatcgtcgaagcttttggtaaataagatttaattattataattgttaatgataaaaaaaacaattctttttcttGAAAACAACAACTCATTTGATCATTAATTATCGATTTGATGTACCGGTacacttaaatttttgaatgtaTCATAAAATTTGCCATATGAAAGTTGCGTTTAAGATTTTGTGTAACATGTTATCAACATGGACAGGTCATTGTATACTTAATGTGACACATCATTAACTCCAACAAAGCATTTTCGTCAACCTTCTCTTGTACTACCCAAAGGTTTTTGATTGTCAAGGGTTGTTGTAGTATTTGTTATCCTTTGCCTCAATAATCCTCTTACCAGAATGTTGAGCAGATTGAAGAACTCATAAGGTGCTGAAGTTTCCATCTCAATCCAAggaatttgaaacaatttttcatcattgTCTATCAATCTACAGTTAAAACACTAggcatatttttatatatgtaattaTTCCATCTTAATGGTTTTCCACGTGTATTCCAGTTGGGATAGGGTTATGCATGTTGATTGCAACCTTGGAAAAGATCTTTGTCGATTTTTATAGGTGGTTTTGGTTTGTCTTCAAAGACTAGGCGTCTTTTTTCCGATTGCCTTTTAAATTGTATCACTGAATGAACACAAGTGTTACCGTGATGGGCAAAAATATTGTGAACTTTACAATACTTCCTACCTTCCTCGAAGTTGTTCAGTTGGACACATGTTGTGTTAAAACaatgttatattaaaaacaatgttaaaacaaaaataaaatccttCATCGCCAACACCTGCCCATCATCATTGGTGCCAAACCCAAATTCGTCCCCGTCATTGTTAAAGTGAAATATTACGCCATTTAGCAAAATGGAAACACCAAAGAATATTCAACTCAATGAAGTGAGGGCTTCAAAACACTTCCAATATGATCAATACCAAACCACACCATTCAAATTCATCACTAATTTTACCCTCATTTTCAAAATCGATATTTCAAACACttacaaaatcatcatcaaagagAAAACAAGTTGAAGATGCAAAGGAAAATGAGAAATCGAACTCAAAGTCAGTACAATGAACATTAAAGAGGGTTCCTTATCTGTTTTTATTCTTCCAGATTTAGGTTTAGAATCTGGGTCTATTCATATTCATgctttttttcaaaatgaaaacattggTTCATCAACACATAAGAAGAACATGATGAAGATCTTCTCAACCAACAAGCTTACTTTGTTGGTGTTGATGGCTTTATCATCAAAGCTGAGGAGCCTAATATTTTGGTTGTTATTTAGCCTTGAGAAAGAGATATAATTGGTAGTTGGAGGGTAAGGATAATGATGACATTGTGTTTTTGATGATGGTAGTTGGAGCTTAAAGTGCAATGATGCTAATGGATCTTGATGATGGAGAGagcttaaaaatttattttttatattttgatatattaataAGATGAATAACAAATTTAATAACCAAATAAATTACATGGAAAATATTCAAACTCATAAAATGT
Above is a genomic segment from Medicago truncatula cultivar Jemalong A17 chromosome 5, MtrunA17r5.0-ANR, whole genome shotgun sequence containing:
- the LOC11438661 gene encoding vacuole membrane protein KMS1 isoform X1; amino-acid sequence: MGSENLSQSSSGHVEMSISGLHEKHKMELENLTLTTQPFKTLKYSTLAVIQYIKKTMLYLLAKGGWLMLFSVAVGTLGVVLMTLGCLHEKHLEEFLEYFRFGLWWVALGVASSIGLGSGLHTFVLYLGPHIALFTIKAMQCGRVDLKSAPYDTIQLNRGPSWLDKNCSQFGPPLFQSEYGTRVPLSSILPQVQMEAVLWGLGTAIGELPPYFISRAARLSGSRMDAMEELDSEDKGVLNQIKCWFFSHTQHLNFFTILVLASVPNPLFDLAGIMCGQFGIPFWNFFLATLIGKAIIKTHIQTVFIISVCNNQLLDWIENEFIWVLSHIPGFASVLPKLTANLHAMKDKYLKAPHPVSPNTKGKKWDFSFTSIWNTVVWLMLMNFFIKIVNSTAQTHLKKQQESEVAALTKKSDSDTQ
- the LOC11438661 gene encoding vacuole membrane protein KMS1 isoform X2; translation: MGSENLSQSSSGHVEMSISGLHEKHKMELENLTLTTQPFKTLKYSTLAVIQYIKKTMLYLLAKGGWLMLFSVAVGTLGVVLMTLGCLHEKHLEEFLEYFRFGLWWVALGVASSIGLGSGLHTFVLYLGPHIALFTIKAMQCGRVDLKSAPYDTIQLNRGPSWLDKNCSQFGPPLFQSEYGTRVPLSSILPQVQMEAVLWGLGTAIGELPPYFISRAARLSGSRMDAMEELDSEDKGVLNQIKCWFFSHTQHLNFFTILVLASVPNPLFDLAGIMCGQFGIPFWNFFLATLIGKAIIKTHIQTVFIISVCNNQLLDWIENEFIWVLSHIPGFASVLPKLTANLHAMKDKYLKAPHPVSPNSSGEKVGFLFYFNLEYCGVAHAHELLYQDSEFNCTDTFEETAGKRGSCINQKIRFRYTMKCFDYYFCGSSCKIEVEIQISAIPEASYGSYSIKSSLVVNTQSR